In Lolium rigidum isolate FL_2022 chromosome 3, APGP_CSIRO_Lrig_0.1, whole genome shotgun sequence, the genomic window ACcaaaatcaaaatcaaaaccaaaaccaaaacctCCACCCGTCCGCACGGCCCGCCGATCCGTTTCTTCCGCGCCGTGCTCCGCTCCGGATTCCCATCTCCGCGGGCCGCTGGAGGTGTTCCCGGCGCTGATGCGGCGGGGCCCTGACCGGTGACGGCGCTGGCCTGCGATTGCGGATCGGGTGTcggtgcggcggcggctgctgggtcggcggcggcgcgagcgcgaGGGCGGGCATCTAAAATGAGGCGGCGCTCCGTGCTGCCGTCCCACCACGACGACGCGGACAAGGGCGGCGGGAAGGCGCCGCAGTCGCGCCTCTGCTTCCTCGCCACGCTCTGCGTCGTCTTCTGGGTCCTCATCTTCTACTTCCACTTCTCCGTCCTCGCCACCGACCCCGACGGCCcgcccgtcgccgtcgccacccaGGCACGCATTGCGCGCCACCACGACCTCCCGGACCACCGCGTCTCcaaccccgccgccctcgcctcggACCCACCCCCTGCCACTGCAACCCTCCCCaaggacgaggagccctcggccGTCGCCCAGGCCCCCCCGAAGGAGTACCCGTTCCAGCGCGCGCTCAGGACGGCGGAGAACGCGAGCGACCCGTGCGGGGGCCGGTACATCTACGTGCACCAGCTGCCGCCGCGCTTCAACGAGGACATGCTGCGCGAGTGCCAGCGCCTCAGCCTCTGGACCAACATGTGCAAGTTCATGAGCAACGACGGGCTCGGCCCGCCGCTCGACAACCAAGACggggtcttctccaacaccggctggCACGCCACCAACCAGTTCGCCGTCGACGTCATCTTCGGCAACCGCATGAAGCAGTACCAGTGCCTCACCAACGactcctccctcgccgccgccgtcttcgtGCCCTTCTACGCCGGCTTCGACGTCGCCAGGTACCTCTGGGGGTACAACATCTCCATGAGGGACGCCGCGTCGCACGATCTCGTGGACTGGCTGAGGAAGAGGCCCGAGTGGGATGTCATGGGCGGCCGCGACCATTTCCTGGTTGGGGGAAGGATTGCATGGGATTTCAGGCGGTTGACCGACGAAGAGTCTGATTGGGGCAACAAGCTGCTCTTCATGCCGGCCGCCAAGAATATGTCCATGCTGGTTGTGGAGTCAAGCCCATGGAGTGCAAATGACTTTGCGGTACCGTATCCGACATACTTCCACCCTGCCAAAGATGCCGATGTTTTCGCTTGGCAAGATAGAATGAGGAGCCTGGAGAGGCCCTGGTTGTTCTCGTTCGCAGGGGCTCCTCGTCCTGGTGATCCGATGTCGATTCGAGGGAAGCTCATCGACCAGTGCAGGGCATCGAGTTTCTGTAAATTGCTGGAGTGTGACCTTGGAGAGAGCAAGTGCCATTCGCCAAGCGCAATCATGAAGATGTTCCAGAGCTCATTGTTCTGCTTGCAGCCCCAGGGCGATTCCTTCACTAGAAGATCTGCCTTCGACTCCATGTTGGCTGGCTGCATACCCGTTTTCTTCCATCCTGGCTCAGCATATGTCCAGTATACATGGCACCTGCCGAAAAACTACACGAGGTACTCCGTCTTCATTCCAGAAGCTGGCGTCCGTAACGGAAATGTCAGCATTGAGGAGATACTAAGAAGTATCCATCCAGAGGTTGTCAAGCAGATGAGGgaagaggttatcaatctcatacCAAGGGTGATATATGCTGATCCAAGGTCGAAGCTGGAAACCCTCAAGGATGCATTTGATGTTTCGGTAGGAGCGATCATTAACAAAGTGACGCAGatgagaagagatatcatctcgaACAGCGAAGATAAAGATTTTGTTGAAGAGAACAGCTGGAAGTATGCTCTGTTAGAAGAAGGGCAGCGAACAatcggagctcatgaatgggatccGTTCTTCTCCAAGCCCAAGGACAA contains:
- the LOC124695569 gene encoding xyloglucan galactosyltransferase KATAMARI1 homolog; amino-acid sequence: MRRRSVLPSHHDDADKGGGKAPQSRLCFLATLCVVFWVLIFYFHFSVLATDPDGPPVAVATQARIARHHDLPDHRVSNPAALASDPPPATATLPKDEEPSAVAQAPPKEYPFQRALRTAENASDPCGGRYIYVHQLPPRFNEDMLRECQRLSLWTNMCKFMSNDGLGPPLDNQDGVFSNTGWHATNQFAVDVIFGNRMKQYQCLTNDSSLAAAVFVPFYAGFDVARYLWGYNISMRDAASHDLVDWLRKRPEWDVMGGRDHFLVGGRIAWDFRRLTDEESDWGNKLLFMPAAKNMSMLVVESSPWSANDFAVPYPTYFHPAKDADVFAWQDRMRSLERPWLFSFAGAPRPGDPMSIRGKLIDQCRASSFCKLLECDLGESKCHSPSAIMKMFQSSLFCLQPQGDSFTRRSAFDSMLAGCIPVFFHPGSAYVQYTWHLPKNYTRYSVFIPEAGVRNGNVSIEEILRSIHPEVVKQMREEVINLIPRVIYADPRSKLETLKDAFDVSVGAIINKVTQMRRDIISNSEDKDFVEENSWKYALLEEGQRTIGAHEWDPFFSKPKDKGADSSDSSAEAAKNSWKIERGGQS